A stretch of the Panulirus ornatus isolate Po-2019 chromosome 10, ASM3632096v1, whole genome shotgun sequence genome encodes the following:
- the Ran gene encoding GTP-binding nuclear protein Ran, with protein sequence MAAEQEMPTFKLVLVGDGGTGKTTFVKRHLTGEFEKKYVATLGVEVHPLVFHTNRGPIKFNVWDTAGQEKLGGLRDGYYIQAHCAIIMFDVTSRVTYKNVPNWHRDLVRVCENIPIVLCGNKVDVKDRKVKAKSIIFHRKKNLQYYDISAKSNYNFEKPFLWLARKLIGDPNLEFVAMPALLPPEVQMDPQWQQQIENDLQEASQTALPEDDEDL encoded by the exons ATGGCGGCAGAACAGGAGATGCCTACATTCAAGTTGGTGTTGGTTGGAGATGGTGGCACTGGTAAAACCACATTTGTGAAGAGACATTTGACTGGCGAGTTCGAGAAGAAGTATGTAGCTACACTTGGTGTGGAAGTCCATCCTCTTGTATTCCACACCAATAGAGGACCCATCAA ATTCAACGTATGGGACACAGCAGGACAAGAGAAACTGGGTGGTCTTCGTGATGGTTATTACATCCAAGCTCATTGTGCCATTATTATGTTTGATGTCACATCCCGAGTTACATACAAGAATGTTCCTAACTGGCACAGAGACCTTGTGCGTGTTTGTGAAAATATCCCCATTGTCCTTTGTGGAAACAAGGTTGATGTAAAAGATCGCAAGGTCAAAGCAAAATCTATCATCTTCCATCGAAAGAAAAATCTGCAG TACTATGACATCTCTGCCAAGTCAAATTACAACTTTGAAAAACCTTTCCTGTGGCTTGCACGTAAACTTATAGGTGATCCCAACTTGGAGTTCGTTGCCATGCCCGCACTCCTTCCCCCAGAAGTTCAGATGGATCCCCAATGGCAGCAACAGATCGAAAACGATCTCCAAGAAGCCTCCCAGACCGCTCTACCAGAGGACGATGAAGATTTATAA
- the LOC139750697 gene encoding uncharacterized protein produces MSLSLAKSWLVPLAMALVVCDGCPHPWHSHGGLAGSPDPGCRVKRSETLQTTREDQPRPEASPDPDGATALGSTVTVDRGQPQAVEEYVAASEAEDMKANSTDEGPTDAPSETSDDMETQASVGDAISRSFLLPFHLPLQHPPRPPPPRRPPPHRPPPPHHPPTRHPPVPDLGPPQELHRPEFDFDFDPPDFFQTSGFPSAENHFGPAYMDDEEFFEPHPQDDHHPPFPSHPPEHASPYLPPKPFPIEEDSPPPYEHYPSESPPAGEISYHHLPPNINFIMEDSIYRKDVPMKDVQNNRDKIHDNLAPAGIKGLDPELLEFIKQHTESYKKAAGATDGF; encoded by the exons ATGAGCCTAAGCCTTGCAAAG AGTTGGCTGGTGCCACTGGCGATGGCACTGGTGGTGTGCGATGGGTGCCCACACCCCTGGCACTCCCACGGAGGGCTCGCTGGCTCTCCTGACCCAGGCTGTCGGGTCAAAAGGTCCGAGACTCTACAGACAACCAGAGAAGACCAACCTAGACCGGAGGCATCGCCGGATCCCGATGGTGCGACGGCGCTGGGGTCTACGGTCACTGTCGACCGAGGACAACCTCAGGCCGTCGAGGAGTACGTGGCAGCCTCCGAGGCCGAGGACATGAAGGCAAATTCTACAGACGAAGGACCGACTGATGCTCCCTCGGAAACGAGTGATGACATGGAGACGCAAGCGTCCGTTGGTGACGCGATCTCAAGGAGCTTCCTGCTTCCATTCCACCTGCCGTTGCAGCACCCTCCccgcccaccgccaccccgccgcccgccaccacaccgcccacctcctccccaccatccacccaccagaCACCCTCCAGTCCCAGACCTCGGCCCCCCGCAGGAGCTTCATCGGCCGGAGTTCGATTTCGACTTCGACCCGCCCGACTTCTTCCAAACCTCTGGCTTCCCTTCTGCCGAAAACCACTTCGGTCCTGCATACATGGACGATGAAGAGTTCTTCGAGCCTCACCCACAGGATGACCATCACCCGCCATTCCCCTCACACCCACCGGAGCACGCGTCCCCATATCTCCCACCGAAGCCCTTCCCCATCGAGGAGGATTCCCCCCCTCCGTATGAACACTACCCCTCTGAGTCGCCCCCAGCAGGAGAAATCTCTTACCATCATCTTCCCCCAAACATCAACTTCATCATGGAGGACTCCATCTACAGGAAGGACGTGCCCATGAAGGACGTGCAGAACAACAGGGACAAGATCCATGACAACTTGGCTCCCGCCGGGATCAAGGGCCTGGACCCAGAGTTGCTCGAATTCATCAAGCAACACACCGAGTCTTACAAGAAGGCGGCGGGTGCCACAGACGGGTTTTGA